The Papaver somniferum cultivar HN1 chromosome 6, ASM357369v1, whole genome shotgun sequence genome segment aagaaagaaTAAGCCCAAATCTAAAGTTTGAGCTGGCCAAAATCAATATTTATACCTTTTCAGTTTCAGGCGTCAAATCAAATTCATCTTCCCGCTCAACATATTCTTCATTTTCCTCTAGCTCTTTGAAGTCGGGAGCAAATGCACTCCAGTTCTCAGTATAATCTTTCGCCCAAATATAGACCAACCCAGATATAGAAACTGAGACCACAATGGGGTTTACTGGATGCCATGCTAGATCTGTCAATGCTTCTTTAGGACCTTCTAAAATCTTCACAAGATGTCCAGCCCTATCCCAGATATATATCTTATGCTCTCCTTTATTACCAGAAGCCCCAACTACCCACTCACCATCACCACTGAAACAAGGTGCTTTCCAATGTATCCTATTTATTGAATCTTGAAACTCCCGAGAAAGTACTAGGCATTTAGATCCTACTGCCTTCAACTTCTCAACACCCTGAAGATCGTCGAAGCTAGTACGTAATTCGTCAAGGGCtttaactccatctttttgagaAAGATGGTTCTCATAAACCCGAATGGTGCGATCGTTTGAGTTTGTAAGAAGATACAGCCCATTCCTACTAAATGAAATACTCTTGATAACAGCAGCACCTGGATTGACGACAACTCCGTATAATTCAACTTTCTTGTAATCAATAATTAGTATTTCCCCTTTGGAGTTCCCTACATAAATTAGATCTCCGTACTTGTTAAAGCAAGCAGATGTTGGGGTTAAAGGAGCAGATCCATCTGAAAACTTGTTGCGGGAAGAAACAGCGCCATTATCCAAATCAGATAGTGACACTGGTAGCACTGTAGTGTTTCCAGTGTTTAGTTCAACAAGGAGTGGAGCAGAAGAGAGAGGGCATGCAAGGCAGACGGATGGTGTGTGAGATCCAGGATGCAGACGAGCCTGAAGTGTAGTCTGCTGCAGAGTTATGCGCGTTACTTTGTCTCCACTGACAACATTCCAAAGTGTTAAGGATTTGTCAATGGCTGCTACGAGTACGTGATGACCATACTTTGACCAACAAACGCTTGTGACAGGAGTTTTACACTCTGAGTCTTTAAGTTCCTTGGCTATTCCCCTTGTCTCAAAATCCCAAATAATGCAGCTTCCATCAGAGCATCCAGCTGAAGAAACAAGAACAAAACATCTACCAGTCAAAAAAGGAAGAGAACgacgacaacaacaacaaaaacaacatgaATGCAGAGAAGTGATTGCGATGACTGCAATATACTAGTTCCAGACTGATAAGCAGTCAATGTTTACCTGTTTTACTACCACTAGGATGGTGGAAGAGATGCAGCTTATAGCTCAGGACCATCCGAAACTGCCAGCTATCAT includes the following:
- the LOC113289194 gene encoding protein RBL-like; the encoded protein is MNVSIIDPLQGDFPEVIEEFLEHGVMKCIAFNRRGTLLAAGCSDGSCIIWDFETRGIAKELKDSECKTPVTSVCWSKYGHHVLVAAIDKSLTLWNVVSGDKVTRITLQQTTLQARLHPGSHTPSVCLACPLSSAPLLVELNTGNTTVLPVSLSDLDNGAVSSRNKFSDGSAPLTPTSACFNKYGDLIYVGNSKGEILIIDYKKVELYGVVVNPGAAVIKSISFSRNGLYLLTNSNDRTIRVYENHLSQKDGVKALDELRTSFDDLQGVEKLKAVGSKCLVLSREFQDSINRIHWKAPCFSGDGEWVVGASGNKGEHKIYIWDRAGHLVKILEGPKEALTDLAWHPVNPIVVSVSISGLVYIWAKDYTENWSAFAPDFKELEENEEYVEREDEFDLTPETEKVKHSGVNEDEDVDILTVEKDSALSDSDMSQEELCFLPAVPSPDVLDLQDKYVGSSSKMIDSNHSGSPLSDEAGQDGHGVNLDSSPVDASGNLIADDTGATTASMKRKRKLSEKGLELQQAEKVRKPLKKPIKSFSGKILKNRNKSVDEYLSADDETD